The following coding sequences lie in one Phragmites australis chromosome 8, lpPhrAust1.1, whole genome shotgun sequence genomic window:
- the LOC133926722 gene encoding serine/threonine-protein kinase BLUS1-like isoform X2: MAHALLSRGFPTDPNEYKLCEEIGEGVSATVYRALCVPLDIVVAIKVLDLEKCNSDLDGIRREVQTMSLIDHPNLLRSYCSFTNGHQLWVVMPYMAAGSALHIMKTSFPEGFDEPVIATLLREVLKALVYLHSQGHIHRDVKAGNILIDTNGAVKLGDFGVSVCMFDTGNRQRARNTFVGTPCWMAPEVMQQLHGYDYKADIWSFGITALELAHGHAPFSKYPPMKVLLMTLQNAPPGLDYDRDKRFSKSFKDLVATCLVKDPRKRPSSEKLLKHPFFKHARSAEYLARSILDGLPPLGERFRDLKNKEADLLLNNKLGPESKEQLSQKEYIRGISGWNFNLEDLKNAAALIDSSNGPCHLDVRDNKVKDDSQDAYSEPEHIYQEMVNHVASGRPEEDEIQEVEDLNDALSSSFPSRPLEALKSYFDVCGADDPNPTATDSRVQPSVGSVPVQQFPKIEYRKSANCNGESLERSVSVPLNLGTSGCHKHSSGSLIPEQVLSPCMNIDLERDEFHQKNPGNRNLSGPLLFHQMKDSRTHLAVAPEEPSEGKVVRRRGRFQVTSDNTSQKVASLACSSNRTNPTIGATCRNLKSSAILPTLQFLMQQNTMQKEVLSRLISSIEDTSDASEASMSGSSQYSGASVRDKELQSYVVHLQQSVTELAEEVQRLKLRNNQKSYGHPGRPSSFVMLMRQESELIF, encoded by the exons ATGGCGCATGCGCTGCTTAGTAGAGGGTTTCCAACCGATCCCAATGAGTATAAGTTATGTGAGGAAATTGGAGAAGGTGTTAGTGCCACAGTGTACCGAGCTCTTTGTGTCCCACTTGACATTGTGGTTGCCATTAAAGTTCTTGACCTTGAGAAATGCAACAGTGACCTT GATGGGATAAGACGGGAAGTGCAAACGATGAGTTTGATTGATCACCCGAATCTTCTTCGTTCATATTGCTCGTTTACAAATGGGCATCAGCTTTGGGTTGTAATGCCTTACATGGCAGCTGGATCCGCCCTCCACATTATGAAAACTTCTTTTCCAGAAGGGTTTGATGAGCCAGTCATTGCTACTCTTTTGCGTGAAGTTCTGAAAGCTCTCGTCTACCTACATTCTCAGGGGCATATTCACAGAGATGTAAAG GCTGGAAACATCTTAATAGATACAAATGGAGCTGTTAAGCTAGGAGACTTTGGAGTGTCAGTCTGCATGTTTGATACCGGAAATAGGCAAAGAGCAAGAAATACATTTGTTGGGACCCCTTGCTG GATGGCTCCTGAAGTCATGCAACAACTGCATGGTTATGATTACAA AGCTGACATTTGGTCCTTTGGGATAACGGCATTAGAACTAGCACATGGTCATGCTCCATTTTCAAAATACCCTCCAATGAAG gTGTTGCTTATGACCTTGCAAAATGCACCACCAGGTCTGGACTATGATAGGGACAAGCGGTTTTCAAAG TCTTTCAAGGATCTGGTTGCTACATGCTTAGTCAAGGATCCGCGCAAGCGTCCTTCTTCAGAAAAGCTCTTAAAGCATCCTTTCTTTAAGCATGCGCGGTCAGCTGAATATCTAGCACGGAGTATTCTTGATGGACTCCCTCCGCTGGGTGAACGCTTTAGGGATTTGAAG AACAAAGAGGCTGACTTACTTCTGAATAACAAGCTTGGTCCAGAGAGCAAGGAGCAGCTATCACAG AAAGAGTACATACGTGGCATCAGTGGTTGGAACTTCAATCTAGAGGACTTGAAGAATGCAGCTGCCCTT ATAGACAGTTCGAATGGCCCTTGTCATTTAGATGTCAGAGATAACAAAGTTAAGGATGACTCACAAGATGCTTATAGTGAGCCAGAACATATTTACCAGGAAATGGTCAACCATGTTGCTTCTGGAAGGCCTGAAGAG GATGAGATACAAGAAGTAGAAGATTTGAACGATgctctctcctcttcttttcCAAGCCGCCCCCTTGAGGCACTAAA ATCTTACTTTGATGTTTGTGGTGCTGATGATCCCAATCCTACTGCTACTGATTCGAGGGTGCAACCAAGTGTCGGATCTGTACCCGTGCAACAGTTCCCAAAAATTGAGTATCGTAAAAGTGCCAACTGTAATGGTGAAAGTTTGGAAAGAAGTGTTTCTGTACCCTTGAATCTGGGCACCAGTGGATGCCACAAGCATTCTAGTGGTTCTCTAATACCTGAGCAAGTTCTTTCTCCTTGCATGAATATTGATTTGGAAAG GGACGAGTTTCATCAGAAAAATCCAGGCAACAGGAACCTTAGTGGCCCTTTATTGTTCCACCAGATGAAGGACTCACGCACCCATCTTGCTG TTGCACCTGAGGAGCCATCAGAAGGGAAAGTTGTCCGTCGACGGGGGCGTTTCCAGGTTACATCGGATAATACTTCTCAAAAG GTAGCTTCATTAGCATGCAGCAGCAACAGAACAAACCCAACAATTGGAGCAACATGCCGCAATCTCAAGTCCTCTGCAATTCTTCCAACATTGCAATTCTTGATGCAGCAAAATACTATGCAAAAG GAAGTACTGAGTAGACTGATTTCTTCAATTGAGGACACATCTG ATGCTTCTGAAGCAAGTATGAGTGGTTCATCTCAG TATTCTGGAGCGTCTGTCAGAGATAAGGAATTGCAGTCGTAtgttgtccatttgcagcaaaG TGTCACGGAACTCGCTGAGGAAGTGCAAAGATTGAAGCTCCGAAACAATCAG AAAAGTTATGGGCATCCAGGCCGTCCGTCCAGCTTCGTGATGCTGATGAGGCAGGAATCGgaattgattttttaa
- the LOC133926722 gene encoding serine/threonine-protein kinase BLUS1-like isoform X5, whose translation MAHALLSRGFPTDPNEYKLCEEIGEGVSATVYRALCVPLDIVVAIKVLDLEKCNSDLDGIRREVQTMSLIDHPNLLRSYCSFTNGHQLWVVMPYMAAGSALHIMKTSFPEGFDEPVIATLLREVLKALVYLHSQGHIHRDVKAGNILIDTNGAVKLGDFGVSVCMFDTGNRQRARNTFVGTPCWMAPEVMQQLHGYDYKADIWSFGITALELAHGHAPFSKYPPMKVLLMTLQNAPPGLDYDRDKRFSKSFKDLVATCLVKDPRKRPSSEKLLKHPFFKHARSAEYLARSILDGLPPLGERFRDLKNKEADLLLNNKLGPESKEQLSQKEYIRGISGWNFNLEDLKNAAALIDSSNGPCHLDVRDNKVKDDSQDAYSEPEHIYQEMVNHVASGRPEEQDEIQEVEDLNDALSSSFPSRPLEALKSYFDVCGADDPNPTATDSRVQPSVGSVPVQQFPKIEYRKSANCNGESLERSVSVPLNLGTSGCHKHSSGSLIPEQVLSPCMNIDLERDEFHQKNPGNRNLSGPLLFHQMKDSRTHLAVAPEEPSEGKVVRRRGRFQVTSDNTSQKVASLACSSNRTNPTIGATCRNLKSSAILPTLQFLMQQNTMQKEVLSRLISSIEDTSDASEASMSGSSQYSGASVRDKELQSVTELAEEVQRLKLRNNQKSYGHPGRPSSFVMLMRQESELIF comes from the exons ATGGCGCATGCGCTGCTTAGTAGAGGGTTTCCAACCGATCCCAATGAGTATAAGTTATGTGAGGAAATTGGAGAAGGTGTTAGTGCCACAGTGTACCGAGCTCTTTGTGTCCCACTTGACATTGTGGTTGCCATTAAAGTTCTTGACCTTGAGAAATGCAACAGTGACCTT GATGGGATAAGACGGGAAGTGCAAACGATGAGTTTGATTGATCACCCGAATCTTCTTCGTTCATATTGCTCGTTTACAAATGGGCATCAGCTTTGGGTTGTAATGCCTTACATGGCAGCTGGATCCGCCCTCCACATTATGAAAACTTCTTTTCCAGAAGGGTTTGATGAGCCAGTCATTGCTACTCTTTTGCGTGAAGTTCTGAAAGCTCTCGTCTACCTACATTCTCAGGGGCATATTCACAGAGATGTAAAG GCTGGAAACATCTTAATAGATACAAATGGAGCTGTTAAGCTAGGAGACTTTGGAGTGTCAGTCTGCATGTTTGATACCGGAAATAGGCAAAGAGCAAGAAATACATTTGTTGGGACCCCTTGCTG GATGGCTCCTGAAGTCATGCAACAACTGCATGGTTATGATTACAA AGCTGACATTTGGTCCTTTGGGATAACGGCATTAGAACTAGCACATGGTCATGCTCCATTTTCAAAATACCCTCCAATGAAG gTGTTGCTTATGACCTTGCAAAATGCACCACCAGGTCTGGACTATGATAGGGACAAGCGGTTTTCAAAG TCTTTCAAGGATCTGGTTGCTACATGCTTAGTCAAGGATCCGCGCAAGCGTCCTTCTTCAGAAAAGCTCTTAAAGCATCCTTTCTTTAAGCATGCGCGGTCAGCTGAATATCTAGCACGGAGTATTCTTGATGGACTCCCTCCGCTGGGTGAACGCTTTAGGGATTTGAAG AACAAAGAGGCTGACTTACTTCTGAATAACAAGCTTGGTCCAGAGAGCAAGGAGCAGCTATCACAG AAAGAGTACATACGTGGCATCAGTGGTTGGAACTTCAATCTAGAGGACTTGAAGAATGCAGCTGCCCTT ATAGACAGTTCGAATGGCCCTTGTCATTTAGATGTCAGAGATAACAAAGTTAAGGATGACTCACAAGATGCTTATAGTGAGCCAGAACATATTTACCAGGAAATGGTCAACCATGTTGCTTCTGGAAGGCCTGAAGAG CAGGATGAGATACAAGAAGTAGAAGATTTGAACGATgctctctcctcttcttttcCAAGCCGCCCCCTTGAGGCACTAAA ATCTTACTTTGATGTTTGTGGTGCTGATGATCCCAATCCTACTGCTACTGATTCGAGGGTGCAACCAAGTGTCGGATCTGTACCCGTGCAACAGTTCCCAAAAATTGAGTATCGTAAAAGTGCCAACTGTAATGGTGAAAGTTTGGAAAGAAGTGTTTCTGTACCCTTGAATCTGGGCACCAGTGGATGCCACAAGCATTCTAGTGGTTCTCTAATACCTGAGCAAGTTCTTTCTCCTTGCATGAATATTGATTTGGAAAG GGACGAGTTTCATCAGAAAAATCCAGGCAACAGGAACCTTAGTGGCCCTTTATTGTTCCACCAGATGAAGGACTCACGCACCCATCTTGCTG TTGCACCTGAGGAGCCATCAGAAGGGAAAGTTGTCCGTCGACGGGGGCGTTTCCAGGTTACATCGGATAATACTTCTCAAAAG GTAGCTTCATTAGCATGCAGCAGCAACAGAACAAACCCAACAATTGGAGCAACATGCCGCAATCTCAAGTCCTCTGCAATTCTTCCAACATTGCAATTCTTGATGCAGCAAAATACTATGCAAAAG GAAGTACTGAGTAGACTGATTTCTTCAATTGAGGACACATCTG ATGCTTCTGAAGCAAGTATGAGTGGTTCATCTCAG TATTCTGGAGCGTCTGTCAGAGATAAGGAATTGCAGTC TGTCACGGAACTCGCTGAGGAAGTGCAAAGATTGAAGCTCCGAAACAATCAG AAAAGTTATGGGCATCCAGGCCGTCCGTCCAGCTTCGTGATGCTGATGAGGCAGGAATCGgaattgattttttaa
- the LOC133926722 gene encoding serine/threonine-protein kinase BLUS1-like isoform X7, producing the protein MAHALLSRGFPTDPNEYKLCEEIGEGVSATVYRALCVPLDIVVAIKVLDLEKCNSDLDGIRREVQTMSLIDHPNLLRSYCSFTNGHQLWVVMPYMAAGSALHIMKTSFPEGFDEPVIATLLREVLKALVYLHSQGHIHRDVKAGNILIDTNGAVKLGDFGVSVCMFDTGNRQRARNTFVGTPCWMAPEVMQQLHGYDYKADIWSFGITALELAHGHAPFSKYPPMKVLLMTLQNAPPGLDYDRDKRFSKSFKDLVATCLVKDPRKRPSSEKLLKHPFFKHARSAEYLARSILDGLPPLGERFRDLKNKEADLLLNNKLGPESKEQLSQKEYIRGISGWNFNLEDLKNAAALIDSSNGPCHLDVRDNKVKDDSQDAYSEPEHIYQEMVNHVASGRPEEQDEIQEVEDLNDALSSSFPSRPLEALKVQPSVGSVPVQQFPKIEYRKSANCNGESLERSVSVPLNLGTSGCHKHSSGSLIPEQVLSPCMNIDLERDEFHQKNPGNRNLSGPLLFHQMKDSRTHLAVAPEEPSEGKVVRRRGRFQVTSDNTSQKVASLACSSNRTNPTIGATCRNLKSSAILPTLQFLMQQNTMQKEVLSRLISSIEDTSDASEASMSGSSQYSGASVRDKELQSYVVHLQQSVTELAEEVQRLKLRNNQKSYGHPGRPSSFVMLMRQESELIF; encoded by the exons ATGGCGCATGCGCTGCTTAGTAGAGGGTTTCCAACCGATCCCAATGAGTATAAGTTATGTGAGGAAATTGGAGAAGGTGTTAGTGCCACAGTGTACCGAGCTCTTTGTGTCCCACTTGACATTGTGGTTGCCATTAAAGTTCTTGACCTTGAGAAATGCAACAGTGACCTT GATGGGATAAGACGGGAAGTGCAAACGATGAGTTTGATTGATCACCCGAATCTTCTTCGTTCATATTGCTCGTTTACAAATGGGCATCAGCTTTGGGTTGTAATGCCTTACATGGCAGCTGGATCCGCCCTCCACATTATGAAAACTTCTTTTCCAGAAGGGTTTGATGAGCCAGTCATTGCTACTCTTTTGCGTGAAGTTCTGAAAGCTCTCGTCTACCTACATTCTCAGGGGCATATTCACAGAGATGTAAAG GCTGGAAACATCTTAATAGATACAAATGGAGCTGTTAAGCTAGGAGACTTTGGAGTGTCAGTCTGCATGTTTGATACCGGAAATAGGCAAAGAGCAAGAAATACATTTGTTGGGACCCCTTGCTG GATGGCTCCTGAAGTCATGCAACAACTGCATGGTTATGATTACAA AGCTGACATTTGGTCCTTTGGGATAACGGCATTAGAACTAGCACATGGTCATGCTCCATTTTCAAAATACCCTCCAATGAAG gTGTTGCTTATGACCTTGCAAAATGCACCACCAGGTCTGGACTATGATAGGGACAAGCGGTTTTCAAAG TCTTTCAAGGATCTGGTTGCTACATGCTTAGTCAAGGATCCGCGCAAGCGTCCTTCTTCAGAAAAGCTCTTAAAGCATCCTTTCTTTAAGCATGCGCGGTCAGCTGAATATCTAGCACGGAGTATTCTTGATGGACTCCCTCCGCTGGGTGAACGCTTTAGGGATTTGAAG AACAAAGAGGCTGACTTACTTCTGAATAACAAGCTTGGTCCAGAGAGCAAGGAGCAGCTATCACAG AAAGAGTACATACGTGGCATCAGTGGTTGGAACTTCAATCTAGAGGACTTGAAGAATGCAGCTGCCCTT ATAGACAGTTCGAATGGCCCTTGTCATTTAGATGTCAGAGATAACAAAGTTAAGGATGACTCACAAGATGCTTATAGTGAGCCAGAACATATTTACCAGGAAATGGTCAACCATGTTGCTTCTGGAAGGCCTGAAGAG CAGGATGAGATACAAGAAGTAGAAGATTTGAACGATgctctctcctcttcttttcCAAGCCGCCCCCTTGAGGCACTAAA GGTGCAACCAAGTGTCGGATCTGTACCCGTGCAACAGTTCCCAAAAATTGAGTATCGTAAAAGTGCCAACTGTAATGGTGAAAGTTTGGAAAGAAGTGTTTCTGTACCCTTGAATCTGGGCACCAGTGGATGCCACAAGCATTCTAGTGGTTCTCTAATACCTGAGCAAGTTCTTTCTCCTTGCATGAATATTGATTTGGAAAG GGACGAGTTTCATCAGAAAAATCCAGGCAACAGGAACCTTAGTGGCCCTTTATTGTTCCACCAGATGAAGGACTCACGCACCCATCTTGCTG TTGCACCTGAGGAGCCATCAGAAGGGAAAGTTGTCCGTCGACGGGGGCGTTTCCAGGTTACATCGGATAATACTTCTCAAAAG GTAGCTTCATTAGCATGCAGCAGCAACAGAACAAACCCAACAATTGGAGCAACATGCCGCAATCTCAAGTCCTCTGCAATTCTTCCAACATTGCAATTCTTGATGCAGCAAAATACTATGCAAAAG GAAGTACTGAGTAGACTGATTTCTTCAATTGAGGACACATCTG ATGCTTCTGAAGCAAGTATGAGTGGTTCATCTCAG TATTCTGGAGCGTCTGTCAGAGATAAGGAATTGCAGTCGTAtgttgtccatttgcagcaaaG TGTCACGGAACTCGCTGAGGAAGTGCAAAGATTGAAGCTCCGAAACAATCAG AAAAGTTATGGGCATCCAGGCCGTCCGTCCAGCTTCGTGATGCTGATGAGGCAGGAATCGgaattgattttttaa
- the LOC133926722 gene encoding serine/threonine-protein kinase BLUS1-like isoform X6, with protein sequence MAHALLSRGFPTDPNEYKLCEEIGEGVSATVYRALCVPLDIVVAIKVLDLEKCNSDLDGIRREVQTMSLIDHPNLLRSYCSFTNGHQLWVVMPYMAAGSALHIMKTSFPEGFDEPVIATLLREVLKALVYLHSQGHIHRDVKAGNILIDTNGAVKLGDFGVSVCMFDTGNRQRARNTFVGTPCWMAPEVMQQLHGYDYKADIWSFGITALELAHGHAPFSKYPPMKVLLMTLQNAPPGLDYDRDKRFSKSFKDLVATCLVKDPRKRPSSEKLLKHPFFKHARSAEYLARSILDGLPPLGERFRDLKNKEADLLLNNKLGPESKEQLSQKEYIRGISGWNFNLEDLKNAAALIDSSNGPCHLDVRDNKVKDDSQDAYSEPEHIYQEMVNHVASGRPEEQDEIQEVEDLNDALSSSFPSRPLEALKSYFDVCGADDPNPTATDSRVQPSVGSVPVQQFPKIEYRKSANCNGESLERSVSVPLNLGTSGCHKHSSGSLIPEQVLSPCMNIDLERDEFHQKNPGNRNLSGPLLFHQMKDSRTHLAVAPEEPSEGKVVRRRGRFQVTSDNTSQKVASLACSSNRTNPTIGATCRNLKSSAILPTLQFLMQQNTMQKEVLSRLISSIEDTSDASEASMSGSSQYSGASVRDKELQSVTELAEEVQRLKLRNNQLEQQISVLSKKDERLQTEDTQQ encoded by the exons ATGGCGCATGCGCTGCTTAGTAGAGGGTTTCCAACCGATCCCAATGAGTATAAGTTATGTGAGGAAATTGGAGAAGGTGTTAGTGCCACAGTGTACCGAGCTCTTTGTGTCCCACTTGACATTGTGGTTGCCATTAAAGTTCTTGACCTTGAGAAATGCAACAGTGACCTT GATGGGATAAGACGGGAAGTGCAAACGATGAGTTTGATTGATCACCCGAATCTTCTTCGTTCATATTGCTCGTTTACAAATGGGCATCAGCTTTGGGTTGTAATGCCTTACATGGCAGCTGGATCCGCCCTCCACATTATGAAAACTTCTTTTCCAGAAGGGTTTGATGAGCCAGTCATTGCTACTCTTTTGCGTGAAGTTCTGAAAGCTCTCGTCTACCTACATTCTCAGGGGCATATTCACAGAGATGTAAAG GCTGGAAACATCTTAATAGATACAAATGGAGCTGTTAAGCTAGGAGACTTTGGAGTGTCAGTCTGCATGTTTGATACCGGAAATAGGCAAAGAGCAAGAAATACATTTGTTGGGACCCCTTGCTG GATGGCTCCTGAAGTCATGCAACAACTGCATGGTTATGATTACAA AGCTGACATTTGGTCCTTTGGGATAACGGCATTAGAACTAGCACATGGTCATGCTCCATTTTCAAAATACCCTCCAATGAAG gTGTTGCTTATGACCTTGCAAAATGCACCACCAGGTCTGGACTATGATAGGGACAAGCGGTTTTCAAAG TCTTTCAAGGATCTGGTTGCTACATGCTTAGTCAAGGATCCGCGCAAGCGTCCTTCTTCAGAAAAGCTCTTAAAGCATCCTTTCTTTAAGCATGCGCGGTCAGCTGAATATCTAGCACGGAGTATTCTTGATGGACTCCCTCCGCTGGGTGAACGCTTTAGGGATTTGAAG AACAAAGAGGCTGACTTACTTCTGAATAACAAGCTTGGTCCAGAGAGCAAGGAGCAGCTATCACAG AAAGAGTACATACGTGGCATCAGTGGTTGGAACTTCAATCTAGAGGACTTGAAGAATGCAGCTGCCCTT ATAGACAGTTCGAATGGCCCTTGTCATTTAGATGTCAGAGATAACAAAGTTAAGGATGACTCACAAGATGCTTATAGTGAGCCAGAACATATTTACCAGGAAATGGTCAACCATGTTGCTTCTGGAAGGCCTGAAGAG CAGGATGAGATACAAGAAGTAGAAGATTTGAACGATgctctctcctcttcttttcCAAGCCGCCCCCTTGAGGCACTAAA ATCTTACTTTGATGTTTGTGGTGCTGATGATCCCAATCCTACTGCTACTGATTCGAGGGTGCAACCAAGTGTCGGATCTGTACCCGTGCAACAGTTCCCAAAAATTGAGTATCGTAAAAGTGCCAACTGTAATGGTGAAAGTTTGGAAAGAAGTGTTTCTGTACCCTTGAATCTGGGCACCAGTGGATGCCACAAGCATTCTAGTGGTTCTCTAATACCTGAGCAAGTTCTTTCTCCTTGCATGAATATTGATTTGGAAAG GGACGAGTTTCATCAGAAAAATCCAGGCAACAGGAACCTTAGTGGCCCTTTATTGTTCCACCAGATGAAGGACTCACGCACCCATCTTGCTG TTGCACCTGAGGAGCCATCAGAAGGGAAAGTTGTCCGTCGACGGGGGCGTTTCCAGGTTACATCGGATAATACTTCTCAAAAG GTAGCTTCATTAGCATGCAGCAGCAACAGAACAAACCCAACAATTGGAGCAACATGCCGCAATCTCAAGTCCTCTGCAATTCTTCCAACATTGCAATTCTTGATGCAGCAAAATACTATGCAAAAG GAAGTACTGAGTAGACTGATTTCTTCAATTGAGGACACATCTG ATGCTTCTGAAGCAAGTATGAGTGGTTCATCTCAG TATTCTGGAGCGTCTGTCAGAGATAAGGAATTGCAGTC TGTCACGGAACTCGCTGAGGAAGTGCAAAGATTGAAGCTCCGAAACAATCAG CTTGAGCAACAGATCAGTGTGTTGTCAAAAAAAGATGAAAGGTTGCAAACAGAGGATACTCAGCAATGA
- the LOC133926722 gene encoding serine/threonine-protein kinase BLUS1-like isoform X3, which produces MAHALLSRGFPTDPNEYKLCEEIGEGVSATVYRALCVPLDIVVAIKVLDLEKCNSDLDGIRREVQTMSLIDHPNLLRSYCSFTNGHQLWVVMPYMAAGSALHIMKTSFPEGFDEPVIATLLREVLKALVYLHSQGHIHRDVKAGNILIDTNGAVKLGDFGVSVCMFDTGNRQRARNTFVGTPCWMAPEVMQQLHGYDYKADIWSFGITALELAHGHAPFSKYPPMKVLLMTLQNAPPGLDYDRDKRFSKSFKDLVATCLVKDPRKRPSSEKLLKHPFFKHARSAEYLARSILDGLPPLGERFRDLKNKEADLLLNNKLGPESKEQLSQKEYIRGISGWNFNLEDLKNAAALIDSSNGPCHLDVRDNKVKDDSQDAYSEPEHIYQEMVNHVASGRPEEQDEIQEVEDLNDALSSSFPSRPLEALKSYFDVCGADDPNPTATDSRVQPSVGSVPVQQFPKIEYRKSANCNGESLERSVSVPLNLGTSGCHKHSSGSLIPEQVLSPCMNIDLERDEFHQKNPGNRNLSGPLLFHQMKDSRTHLAVAPEEPSEGKVVRRRGRFQVTSDNTSQKVASLACSSNRTNPTIGATCRNLKSSAILPTLQFLMQQNTMQKEVLSRLISSIEDTSDASEASMSGSSQYSGASVRDKELQSYVVHLQQSVTELAEEVQRLKLRNNQLEQQISVLSKKDERLQTEDTQQ; this is translated from the exons ATGGCGCATGCGCTGCTTAGTAGAGGGTTTCCAACCGATCCCAATGAGTATAAGTTATGTGAGGAAATTGGAGAAGGTGTTAGTGCCACAGTGTACCGAGCTCTTTGTGTCCCACTTGACATTGTGGTTGCCATTAAAGTTCTTGACCTTGAGAAATGCAACAGTGACCTT GATGGGATAAGACGGGAAGTGCAAACGATGAGTTTGATTGATCACCCGAATCTTCTTCGTTCATATTGCTCGTTTACAAATGGGCATCAGCTTTGGGTTGTAATGCCTTACATGGCAGCTGGATCCGCCCTCCACATTATGAAAACTTCTTTTCCAGAAGGGTTTGATGAGCCAGTCATTGCTACTCTTTTGCGTGAAGTTCTGAAAGCTCTCGTCTACCTACATTCTCAGGGGCATATTCACAGAGATGTAAAG GCTGGAAACATCTTAATAGATACAAATGGAGCTGTTAAGCTAGGAGACTTTGGAGTGTCAGTCTGCATGTTTGATACCGGAAATAGGCAAAGAGCAAGAAATACATTTGTTGGGACCCCTTGCTG GATGGCTCCTGAAGTCATGCAACAACTGCATGGTTATGATTACAA AGCTGACATTTGGTCCTTTGGGATAACGGCATTAGAACTAGCACATGGTCATGCTCCATTTTCAAAATACCCTCCAATGAAG gTGTTGCTTATGACCTTGCAAAATGCACCACCAGGTCTGGACTATGATAGGGACAAGCGGTTTTCAAAG TCTTTCAAGGATCTGGTTGCTACATGCTTAGTCAAGGATCCGCGCAAGCGTCCTTCTTCAGAAAAGCTCTTAAAGCATCCTTTCTTTAAGCATGCGCGGTCAGCTGAATATCTAGCACGGAGTATTCTTGATGGACTCCCTCCGCTGGGTGAACGCTTTAGGGATTTGAAG AACAAAGAGGCTGACTTACTTCTGAATAACAAGCTTGGTCCAGAGAGCAAGGAGCAGCTATCACAG AAAGAGTACATACGTGGCATCAGTGGTTGGAACTTCAATCTAGAGGACTTGAAGAATGCAGCTGCCCTT ATAGACAGTTCGAATGGCCCTTGTCATTTAGATGTCAGAGATAACAAAGTTAAGGATGACTCACAAGATGCTTATAGTGAGCCAGAACATATTTACCAGGAAATGGTCAACCATGTTGCTTCTGGAAGGCCTGAAGAG CAGGATGAGATACAAGAAGTAGAAGATTTGAACGATgctctctcctcttcttttcCAAGCCGCCCCCTTGAGGCACTAAA ATCTTACTTTGATGTTTGTGGTGCTGATGATCCCAATCCTACTGCTACTGATTCGAGGGTGCAACCAAGTGTCGGATCTGTACCCGTGCAACAGTTCCCAAAAATTGAGTATCGTAAAAGTGCCAACTGTAATGGTGAAAGTTTGGAAAGAAGTGTTTCTGTACCCTTGAATCTGGGCACCAGTGGATGCCACAAGCATTCTAGTGGTTCTCTAATACCTGAGCAAGTTCTTTCTCCTTGCATGAATATTGATTTGGAAAG GGACGAGTTTCATCAGAAAAATCCAGGCAACAGGAACCTTAGTGGCCCTTTATTGTTCCACCAGATGAAGGACTCACGCACCCATCTTGCTG TTGCACCTGAGGAGCCATCAGAAGGGAAAGTTGTCCGTCGACGGGGGCGTTTCCAGGTTACATCGGATAATACTTCTCAAAAG GTAGCTTCATTAGCATGCAGCAGCAACAGAACAAACCCAACAATTGGAGCAACATGCCGCAATCTCAAGTCCTCTGCAATTCTTCCAACATTGCAATTCTTGATGCAGCAAAATACTATGCAAAAG GAAGTACTGAGTAGACTGATTTCTTCAATTGAGGACACATCTG ATGCTTCTGAAGCAAGTATGAGTGGTTCATCTCAG TATTCTGGAGCGTCTGTCAGAGATAAGGAATTGCAGTCGTAtgttgtccatttgcagcaaaG TGTCACGGAACTCGCTGAGGAAGTGCAAAGATTGAAGCTCCGAAACAATCAG CTTGAGCAACAGATCAGTGTGTTGTCAAAAAAAGATGAAAGGTTGCAAACAGAGGATACTCAGCAATGA